One window from the genome of bacterium encodes:
- a CDS encoding SGNH/GDSL hydrolase family protein, with translation MRLSLRSAVAVAVLLLAAGCALAQNAPVASLQANDFVAVCGDSITEQKQYSVFIEDYMLMCQPAAKMRVMQAGWGGEVAHGFLPRMERDVLALKPTVVTTCYGMNDGGYGPFDPNRGKLYRDTHKNIVAGLRKAGVRLIVIGSPGCVDSSTFRGGGQAAEVYNVTLGKLGDLGREVATEENVVFADVHGPMMDVMARAKAKYGPAYHVAGPDGVHPSANGQLVMAYAFLKALGCTGDIGTITLDLAGNKAEATEGHKVLSCAGGAVEMESTRYPFCFFGDPTSPGATKGIIEFLPFNQDLNRLMLVVKGADAAARYKVTWGEASKEFTGADLARGINLAADFLDNPFCQPFQKAEQAIRAQQNFETPLTKTILHMMPAYRDLAPEEGPALDRIAAKAIARDQELAAASSAAVEPVKHTVKVEVVR, from the coding sequence ATGAGACTCTCGCTTCGCTCTGCCGTCGCCGTGGCCGTGCTGCTCCTCGCCGCCGGTTGTGCCCTGGCCCAGAACGCCCCCGTGGCGTCGCTGCAGGCCAACGACTTCGTGGCCGTGTGCGGGGACTCCATCACCGAGCAGAAGCAGTACTCGGTGTTCATCGAGGACTACATGCTGATGTGCCAGCCCGCCGCCAAGATGCGCGTGATGCAGGCCGGCTGGGGCGGCGAAGTGGCCCACGGCTTCCTGCCGCGCATGGAGCGTGACGTGCTGGCCCTCAAGCCGACCGTTGTGACCACCTGCTACGGCATGAACGACGGTGGCTATGGCCCCTTTGATCCGAACCGCGGGAAGCTGTACCGCGACACGCACAAGAACATCGTGGCCGGTCTGCGCAAGGCCGGGGTGCGGCTGATCGTGATCGGCTCGCCCGGCTGCGTGGACAGCAGCACCTTCCGCGGCGGCGGCCAGGCGGCGGAAGTGTACAACGTGACGCTGGGCAAGCTGGGCGACCTCGGCCGCGAAGTCGCTACCGAGGAGAACGTCGTCTTCGCCGATGTGCATGGGCCGATGATGGATGTCATGGCCAGGGCGAAGGCCAAGTATGGCCCGGCCTATCACGTGGCGGGGCCCGATGGCGTCCACCCGTCGGCCAATGGTCAGCTTGTCATGGCCTACGCCTTCCTCAAGGCCCTGGGCTGCACGGGCGACATCGGCACCATTACGCTGGACCTTGCCGGCAACAAGGCGGAGGCGACCGAGGGGCACAAGGTGCTCTCGTGTGCCGGCGGCGCGGTGGAGATGGAGAGCACCCGCTACCCGTTCTGCTTCTTCGGGGACCCGACCAGTCCGGGCGCCACGAAGGGCATCATCGAGTTCCTCCCCTTCAACCAGGACCTGAACCGCCTGATGCTCGTGGTGAAGGGCGCGGACGCCGCCGCGCGCTACAAGGTAACCTGGGGTGAAGCCAGCAAGGAGTTCACCGGGGCTGACCTGGCCCGGGGCATCAACCTGGCTGCCGACTTCCTCGATAACCCCTTCTGTCAGCCCTTCCAGAAGGCCGAGCAGGCCATCCGCGCGCAGCAGAACTTCGAGACGCCACTGACCAAGACGATTCTGCACATGATGCCCGCCTACCGTGACCTGGCGCCCGAGGAGGGCCCGGCCCTGGACCGCATCGCCGCCAAGGCCATCGCGCGCGACCAGGAGTTGGCCGCCGCCTCATCCGCGGCCGTCGAGCCGGTGAAGCACACGGTGAAGGTGGAAGTCGTTCGCTAG
- a CDS encoding thiamine pyrophosphate-binding protein, with protein sequence MNGADALIKGLQERGVEFISLLCGNGTEAIITAAHEAGLRMVDVRNEQAGSYLAEAYGKLTRKIGVCVVSSAIAHINAMAGLMNAWFDGAPFLLITGHSSSSHMRRGTFQDCDHIALCASLCKYTELVTDPQRVPQALHEAIAAATSGRPGPVHLTIPRDALEGEFTPSLAGPALGARGVACNQAAAADAAVAEAAALVAQAEKPLIVAGSGVFYADGGAALEAFARRVGAPIVTPIWDRGVINEPSDLFMGVIGGASGEPDLQPRADLMLIAGAAVDYRTRYLDRPPLCADLKVVRVDVDPGQLHQAIEPDAALLGDPATVLAQLAAAYTGGGHEAWLAEAQQVAGDFYARWEQRPATAPGVMTGWDLAQALRPCFTDSTALVLDGGNIGQWAHKILLPNRYPERLLTCGASGVIGMGVPGAMAAKLAWPDRRVLLITGDGSLGFCLPEFQSAVRHGLPFVTVLANDEAWGIVVCGQEAAGRPCAASRLGKLDWVRAVEGLGGRGVRVETPEQITAAVEEGFASGQPTIVEVPLQVMGAEACSR encoded by the coding sequence ATGAATGGAGCAGACGCACTGATCAAAGGCCTGCAGGAGCGTGGGGTGGAGTTCATCTCCCTCCTGTGCGGCAATGGCACCGAGGCCATCATCACTGCCGCCCACGAGGCCGGCCTGCGCATGGTGGATGTGCGCAACGAGCAGGCAGGCAGCTACCTGGCCGAGGCCTACGGCAAGCTCACCCGCAAGATCGGCGTGTGCGTGGTGTCCAGCGCCATCGCCCACATCAACGCTATGGCGGGGCTGATGAACGCGTGGTTCGACGGCGCGCCTTTCCTGCTCATCACCGGCCACAGCTCGTCCTCGCACATGCGGCGCGGCACCTTCCAGGACTGCGACCACATCGCGCTATGCGCCTCGCTGTGCAAGTACACCGAGCTGGTCACGGACCCGCAGCGCGTTCCGCAGGCGCTGCACGAGGCTATCGCGGCCGCGACCTCGGGCCGCCCCGGCCCGGTGCACCTGACCATCCCGCGCGACGCCCTGGAGGGGGAGTTCACCCCGTCCCTGGCCGGACCGGCCCTCGGGGCGCGGGGCGTGGCCTGCAACCAGGCCGCGGCGGCCGACGCGGCAGTCGCCGAGGCGGCCGCGCTGGTCGCCCAAGCTGAGAAGCCCCTGATCGTTGCCGGCAGCGGCGTATTCTACGCCGACGGCGGCGCGGCGCTGGAGGCCTTTGCCCGGCGCGTGGGCGCGCCCATCGTCACGCCGATCTGGGATCGCGGCGTCATCAACGAGCCCTCCGATCTGTTCATGGGTGTCATCGGCGGGGCCAGTGGCGAGCCGGACTTGCAGCCGCGGGCCGACCTGATGCTCATCGCCGGGGCAGCCGTGGACTACCGCACCCGCTATCTGGACCGGCCCCCGCTGTGTGCCGACCTGAAGGTCGTGCGCGTGGACGTAGATCCCGGGCAGCTTCACCAGGCCATCGAGCCCGACGCCGCCCTCCTGGGCGATCCGGCCACGGTCTTGGCGCAGCTTGCCGCCGCGTACACCGGCGGGGGGCACGAGGCCTGGCTGGCCGAGGCGCAGCAAGTCGCGGGCGACTTCTACGCCCGGTGGGAGCAGCGCCCCGCGACCGCGCCGGGCGTCATGACTGGCTGGGACCTGGCGCAGGCCCTGCGTCCCTGCTTCACCGACAGCACCGCACTCGTCCTGGATGGCGGGAACATCGGCCAGTGGGCACACAAGATCCTGCTGCCCAACCGCTACCCCGAGCGCCTGCTGACCTGCGGCGCCAGCGGCGTGATCGGCATGGGCGTGCCGGGGGCGATGGCGGCGAAGCTGGCGTGGCCGGACCGCCGCGTGCTGCTGATCACCGGCGACGGCTCGCTGGGCTTCTGCCTGCCGGAGTTCCAGTCGGCCGTGCGGCACGGCCTGCCGTTCGTGACAGTGCTGGCGAATGACGAGGCGTGGGGGATCGTCGTGTGCGGTCAGGAGGCGGCGGGGCGTCCGTGCGCGGCCAGCCGGCTGGGCAAGCTGGACTGGGTCCGGGCGGTCGAGGGCCTCGGCGGGCGCGGGGTGCGCGTAGAGACCCCCGAGCAGATCACGGCTGCCGTCGAAGAGGGCTTCGCCTCCGGCCAGCCGACCATCGTCGAGGTCCCGCTGCAAGTCATGGGTGCGGAGGCCTGCAGCCGCTGA
- a CDS encoding Gfo/Idh/MocA family oxidoreductase yields MFKCAFLGCGPRARGHARGYATVTRGQMVAVCDLDEKRRNDFGDEFGISDRYADVHEMLDTVQPDVLHIVTLPSLRVELMTLAAAHNVPAAIVEKPIALQGEDYRKLRELSVTSQTRFCVNTQLHFHARNLELKRDVSEGRIGKVRFVDASARSTPLDQGVHVLELAHSYNGFDPFTRVFGQVADAGPIESRQPSPGMCTASLNFANGSHGMLVCGTAAPYATDRLEVPYAHKRIALYGDEGFVHWTMGSWERRTVAGGYESGTHDYGTEDDLAQGRLTEAVFDWLLDDASPHPTRLERSLDQFNVILGIYMSALQSRPIDLPCDPPDGLLAALQERLST; encoded by the coding sequence AGATGGTGGCCGTGTGCGACCTGGACGAAAAGCGCCGCAATGACTTCGGCGACGAGTTCGGCATCAGCGACCGCTATGCCGATGTCCACGAGATGCTCGACACCGTGCAGCCGGACGTGCTGCACATCGTGACCCTCCCCTCGCTGCGGGTGGAGCTGATGACGCTGGCCGCCGCGCACAACGTGCCCGCCGCCATCGTCGAGAAGCCCATCGCGCTGCAAGGCGAAGACTACCGCAAGCTGCGGGAGCTGAGCGTGACCTCGCAGACACGCTTCTGCGTGAACACGCAGTTGCACTTCCATGCCCGCAACCTGGAGCTGAAGCGCGACGTGTCCGAGGGGCGCATCGGGAAGGTGCGGTTCGTGGATGCCAGCGCGCGCTCGACGCCGCTGGACCAGGGCGTCCACGTGCTCGAGCTGGCCCACAGCTACAACGGCTTCGACCCGTTCACGCGCGTGTTCGGGCAGGTGGCCGACGCCGGCCCCATCGAGTCGCGGCAGCCCTCCCCCGGCATGTGCACCGCCTCGCTGAACTTCGCCAACGGCTCGCACGGAATGCTCGTGTGCGGCACGGCCGCCCCGTACGCGACGGACCGGCTGGAAGTGCCCTACGCCCACAAGCGCATCGCCCTCTACGGCGACGAGGGCTTCGTGCACTGGACCATGGGTAGCTGGGAGCGGCGCACCGTGGCAGGCGGCTACGAGAGTGGCACGCATGACTACGGCACCGAGGACGACCTGGCACAGGGGCGGCTGACCGAGGCCGTGTTCGACTGGCTGCTGGACGACGCCTCGCCCCACCCGACCCGCCTGGAGCGCTCGCTGGACCAGTTCAACGTCATCCTGGGGATCTACATGAGCGCGCTGCAGTCGCGCCCCATAGACTTGCCCTGCGACCCGCCCGACGGGCTGCTGGCCGCGCTGCAGGAGCGGCTGTCGACGTAG